One Castanea sativa cultivar Marrone di Chiusa Pesio chromosome 4, ASM4071231v1 DNA window includes the following coding sequences:
- the LOC142632243 gene encoding uncharacterized protein LOC142632243 encodes MAGRFDKQAGFYADARPTYPTEWYSMLAALTPHHSLAWDVGTGNGQAAIGVAEHYEQVVGTDVSEAQLKLAMPHPRIRYLHTPLSITDDELVALIGGENSVDLVTVATAVHWFELPKFYSLVTRLLKKPGGVIAVWAYNDIVVSPTFDPIMKRFRDTLLPYWDPKIKCVFDDYKILPFPFESVGIGCEGKPQQLDIPKDVSLEKFLNILRSWSPVNTAKDQGVDLLSESVVKEFESAWGGPTLVRSIIYKGFMLAGKVRL; translated from the exons ATGGCTGGTAGGTTTGACAAGCAAGCTGGTTTTTACGCGGATGCTAGGCCAACTTATCCAACCGAATGGTACTCCATGCTGGCTGCTCTAACTCCGCACCACTCTTTAGCTTGGGATGTTGGCACCGGCAATGGTCAAGCTGCTATTGGT GTTGCTGAGCATTATGAGCAAGTAGTTGGAACCGATGTGAGTGAGGCTCAGCTGAAACTTGCAATGCCACACCCTCGCATTCGATATCTCCACACTCCATTATCCATCACAGATGATGAATTAGTGGCCTTGATTGGAGGAGAAAATTCAGTTGATTTGGTTACTGTGGCCACAGCTGTCCACTGGTTTGAGCTCCCCAAGTTCTACTCCCTAGTAACACGGCTTCTAAAAAAGCCAGGAGGTGTAATTGCTGTTTGGGCTTATAATGACATAGTAGTTAGCCCCACTTTCGATCCCATAATGAAGCGTTTTCGTGACACACTTCTTCCCTATTGggacccaaaaataaaatgcgTATTTGATGATTATAAGATacttccatttccttttgaaaGTGTAGGTATAGGATGTGAGGGGAAACCACAACAACTAGATATACCAAAGGACGTGTCACTTGAGAAATTCTTGAATATTTTAAGGTCATGGTCTCCAGTAAATACAGCAAAGGACCAAGGTGTTGATTTGTTATCAGAAAGTGTGGTAAAAGAATTTGAGAGTGCTTGGGGAGGACCTACATTGGTCAGATCAATCATCTATAAGGGCTTTATGCTTGCGGGAAAAGTTaggctttaa